Genomic segment of Geminocystis herdmanii PCC 6308:
TACTCGAAGCACGCAAACCGAAAGAACCAGCATTGTTGGCTAAACGTCCGGGTGTTTGTCAAGTAGAATATCGTGATGACGAGGCGATCGATGTTAAAGTAATCGAAGATGACGGTACTATTTCCGAATATCCCCTCAATCAAAACCAAAACATCATCGTTAACGACAATCAACGGGTAGAAGTGGGCGAACCTTTAACCGATGGTTTACCAAGCCCTCACGAAATGTTAGAGGTGTTTTATGGATATTACCAAGAACATCAACCCATGTATGATGCCGCCCTAGCTGCCTTACAAAAAGCACAATTATTCCTCGTCAACCAAGTACAAGGGGTTTATCAATCTCAAGGTATCGACATTTCCGACAAACATATTGAAGTAATTGTGCGTCAGATGACTTCTAAAGTCAGAGTTGATGATGGTGGTGATACCATTCGTTTACCCGGTGAATTGGTAGAATTACGAGAGATTGAAAAAGATAACGAAACCATGTCGATTACTGGAGGCGCTCCTATTCAATATACTCCTATGTTAATGGGGATCACTAAATCTAGTTTGAACACCGATAGCTTTATTTCGGCGGCTAGTTTCCAAGAAACAACAAGAGTATTGACTGAAGCGGCGATCGAAGGTAAATCAGATTGGTTACGAGGCTTAAAAGAAAACGTCATTATCGGGCGTTTAATTCCCGCAGGTACTGGTTTTAATGCCTATGACGAACATCTTAATTGGGATGATTCTGAACCTAGTATTCCTAATGTCAACTCTTACAATGATTATGTAGAGGATGAAACCAATACCTTAACGATGAAAGAGGTTGAAGATGATGTAATCATTGATGATCATGTGGCAAGAGTTTTGTCTCCTGAAGAATCATTAAATGATGATACCTTAATTAGCGATTATAGCGATCGGGAAGCACTACTTCCTGATCTCGATGATGATCTTGATCTTGACCGTGATATTACCATGGATATTGATGAGGATTTCGCTGATGACGATGATGACGATGATGATTATGAAGACTATCAAAATGATAGTGATGATTATGATGATGACTAAGATTCACCATTATTAACTCGATCATCATTGCCAGATTACGAAGCAATCTCTAGTAATCAACTTTTATATTCCCCCTAATTTAAGGGGGTTTTTTATTATTTCATTAAAAAAAGTAATATTTCACGCAAAGACGCAAAGACGCAAAGGCGCAAAGATATTTTAATCAATATTTCTGATATAATTCTTAAGAAAGCCAAGGTTAAGAAATTGCTTAAGCAATAAACTTGAAAAGATTTTTCTCTGTTTGTAGTGAGGGTTTTAACCCTTATTTTTCTACTATTTTTAACCTTTCTATATTCCAAAATGCACCTCCTAAAGCTGAATATTCCACTCCCTCAATGCGATTTCTAACAGCAGATAAAGAATAAGGATTAACTAGATAAATTAGAGGTAAATATTCTTGGGCTAATTGTTGAGTTTTACCATAAATTTCTTTTCTTTTTTCTATGTCTAATTCTCTTGCTCCCTCAATGTATAAATCCCCAATTTTAGCCTCCCAATCTGCAATTATTCTACCCTGAATAGGAGGTCTTCCGGGTTGGGGTTTTTGGTTAAATAAATGTAAATTACCGTCAGGAAACCATAAATTTGCCCCCCCATTTGGCTCATTTCCTCCTGTAAAACCAATAATATGGGCATCCCAATCTAAGGAATTACTGAGTTTATCGACTAATACATTAAATGCGATCGGGGTAAAGTCCACAGTGATACCAATTTGACTTAAATCTTGTTTAATTTGTGAGCCTAAAGACTCTCTAATTCTGTTTCCTGCATTGGTTAATAATGTGAATCTAACTTGATTGTTTTCTGCATCTAATAAAATACCTTCTTCGTTATATTTAAACCCTTCTTTTAATAGCAATTCTTTGGCTAATTCGGGGTTATAATCATAACTAATAACAGTAGAATCATAAAAGGGTGATTGTACCGAAATAGGGGAATTTTGTACTTCTCCTAATCCTCGATAAATATTATTAATCATCCTCTCTCTATTAATACTATGGGCGATCGATCTCCGAAAATTAACATTATTAAACCACTTAGATTTAATCGGATCAACTAAGGGTTTCCCATCCCTTGAACCCTGATTAAGATTGAAACTCATAAAGGTTAAACCATAGGCTGCACCACCATTAAAAATAGTAAAATCTCCTCGATTTTCTTCTCTTTTTAGTAATGAAAAATATTCGGGTGTAACTCCGATCGAATCTAAACCGCCCGATCGAAATTGTACGATCGAAGTATCTGTGGATTCCACAATTTCCCACACCACTTCTTCAATATAAGGCAACGAATTTTCTTGTTCATCTTTTTGCCAATAGTAAGGATTTTTAGTAAAAATTATTCGTTGGGAAGTGGCATAATTTTTTAATTTATATGCTCCATTTACTACTAATTGATCAGGAGGGGTGTCCACTCCCCAAAAAGAGAGAAAAATAGGTTTACCATCTGCTCCTTTAGTCGTCACTTTTTCCGCTAAAATATGTTGAGGTAATATCGATAAACCAGTACTTTCTAAAAATGGTGCAAAAGGCTCAGGAATTGTAAATTTTACCTGTGTATCATTCACTTTTTCAACAATAGGTAAAGCCTTACTTTGTCCAATTCTTAAACTATCTCTAGCATTAGAGGGAATTTCTTCATTCAAATATAATTGATTATAACTAAACACCACATCATCAACCGTTAAAGGTTCACCATCTGACCATTTTAAATCATTTTTGAGGGTAAAAATAATCGTTAATTTATCATCGGAAATAGTCCAAGATTCCGCTAAAGCAGGTTCAATTTCTCCCGTAAGAGGATTTTCTGTGACTAATCCCTCATAGGTTAAACCGAAAATATTCGGTGATTCTTGAGATAATACTGCATTAAAGGTTTTCGGATCACTTAAAATAGCTTGTACCAGTCTTGATTGATTATTTTGAGAAGGATTGAAACCACAGGAAGATAAAAATAGAGTGGTTAGGGTAAAAATGATAATTGAATGGCATAATTTTCGCCATTGTCGTTGAATATTATGATCAAATAACTTCATAATTTACTGCACAAAATTTTAATAATTGTTAAGATATTAGCTTACCTTGTCACTTAAAATTACGTTTTTTTTCAAATGATGTTTGATAATCTTTTTAATTTATCGCAAAATTTACAAAGTTTTCTTAAAGATTTAATTATTACTATTTCTGTTTTAGTATTAGCTTATTTTTTCTTGAAAATTACTAGAAATCTAGTTTTGAGACAAATCAAAAAACTTATTAATAAAACCGATAATATTTTCACAACCCAAATTCTGGCAATTATCGATAAATATTTTATTCCTATTACTTACTTCGGATTATTTTATACAATTTTAAAAGAAATTGAGTTTAATCCCTCGATCGTCGCTACCATAAAAACGATCGTGATTATTTTAACTACTTTTTATGTCACTAGATTTTTAGTCGATTTATCAAGAATATTTATTTATTCCTATAGTGAAAAATATCGAGATTCAGACTCTATTATTGAACGAAATATTAAGGCTTTATTTCCTGCTATTAGGATCATATTTTGGCTTTTAGCCGGTATCTCAATTTTAAGTAATTTAGGTTTTGATATTAAAACTATTGTTGCTGGTTTAGGCATTGGTGGTGTAGCTTTAGCTTTAGCTTCTCAAAATATTTTACAAGATTTATTTAGTTATTTTGCGATTTTGTTCGATCGACCTTTTGAAATTTCTGACTTAGTTGCCGTAGGAGATTTTATTGGTCATGTGGAACATATTGGCATCAAAACCACTAGAATAAAATCTATAACAGGAGAACAATTAATCTTAGCAAATACTGATTTAACTAATTCCAGATTACGCAATTTTAAGCGGATGGAACAAAGACAAGTTATTTTAAAAATAGGAGTTATTTATGAAACAGATAATCGTAAATTAGCAGAAATTCCAGAGATAATTAAGAGTTCGATCGAACCCATAGAAAATATTACTTTTGACACCGCTTATTTCTCAAAATTTGGAGATTTTAGCCTAGATTTTGAGGTTATTTATTATGTGCTTAGTAACGATATAAAAATATCTCGCATCGCTAAAAATCAAGTAAATTTAGCCATCAAAAATGCCTTTTCCGATCAAGGATTAGAATTTGCTTATCCAACCCAAGTTCATTATTTATCCCCTGTTTCCTGATTAAATAATAAGTAGGGTTTGCTGAATAAATCAGAAAGCTATAAAAATCTAAGGTTTAGACATAATACATTCACCAAAAAGTGTGCAGTTTTAAGGATTTTTATTCAAAAATTCAACACTTTTAACCTTATTTTTTTAAATACAACTATACTTATTCTATCTATTAACAGCATCAAAACCTTGATGTTTCAGTATTTCTCCTATCTCCTGTCTCCTAACTCCTATCTCCCTAATCGATAAAGACTATGAGGCAACCCCCACTTAGCTAAGACTGCGGATAGCTTCCAATAATCCTTTCGCCTTGTTTAAAGTTTCTTGATATTCCTTTTCGGGATCAGAATCCGCCACTAATCCAGCCCCAGCTTGAACCGATACTCGATGATTTTCTGTGCCTGAGATTCTTTCCACAATCATCGTTCGTATAGTTATCGCTGTATTAAGTTGCCCTTCAAAATCATAGTATCCATATACTCCCGAATAAGGACCTCTCCTTTCTGACTCCAATTCGTTGATAATTTCCATCGATCGAATTTTCGGTGCACCGCTAACTGTACCAGCAGGAAAAGCCGCCTTTAACAAATCCCATGCCGAATAATCACCATCTAATTCTCCGATTACATTACTAACTATGTGCATAACATGGGAATAACGCTCAATCACCATCAATTGATCAACTTTGACGCTTCCTTTTGTACACACTCTACCTAAATCATTTCTTCCTAAATCTACTAACATAACGTGTTCAGCGATTTCTTTAGGATCATTTAATAAATCTTCGGCTAAACTACGATCTTCTAAGATATTTTTTCCCCTAGGGCGAGTTCCGGCGATCGGTCTTAAAGTGGCTTTAGTCGTGCCTTCTGGAGTTTTTTCCGCCTTTACCATCACTTCAGGAGATGAACCGATAATTTGCCACCCATTAAAATTATAGTAAGCCATATAAGGAGAAGGATTGATTAAACGGAGCGATCGATATAACTCAAAAGGATTTCCATGATAGTTTGATTGTAATTTTTGAGAGATTACCACTTGAAAAATATCTCCAGCCTTAATATATTCCTTCGCCTTTTCTACATTTTGATAAAAATTTTCCTTAGTCGTATTACTTGTATAATTAGCAAGAGATTCAGAATGACCTGTAGAGTTAAATTCCAAAGGTTTAGCTAAAACAGGTAAAGGTAATTGTAGCTTCAGAACCAATTTTGTTATTTTGTCACAAGCCTGTTGATAAATTTCTTCTAAACTCAAATGTGATTGTCTTAAATCTGCATAGGCGATCGCCCAAATTTTCCGTTTAACTTGGTCAAAAATCAATAAATTATCTACTTGCATCCATACCCCATCAGGCAAATTTCCCTCTTGGGGGGGATAAATTTTCACCTTCGGCTCAATCCACGAAATCAACTCATAACCCCAATAACCAAATAAACCCCCAATTCCCGCAGGTAACTCTGGTAAATTTACAGGTTTAATGGATTTTAAACATTCCGTAACAATATCAAAGGGATTTCCCGTAAAAATATCTACCTTACCATCTCGATGAAACTGTTGAGTTCGATCGCCTCGTGCTTCCAAAATCCATACAGGATCACAACCAAGAAAACTATATCTTCCCAAATTTTCTCCCCCTTCCACCGACTCTAACAAAAAACTATAGGGTTGATCCGCACAAACTTTATACCATGCAGACACAGGAGTTTCTAAATCAGCAACCAATTCTCGATAAATAGGGATGAAATTGCCTTTTTGAGTTAAAGCAGAAAAAGCAGAGAAATCAGGAAAAATCATGATAATCAGTAACTAATTGAAAGTGAGTAATGAGAATTGAGAAAATCAAATGGAAAATAAAGAATTTAACACTAACT
This window contains:
- a CDS encoding ABC transporter substrate-binding protein, whose translation is MQRQWRKLCHSIIIFTLTTLFLSSCGFNPSQNNQSRLVQAILSDPKTFNAVLSQESPNIFGLTYEGLVTENPLTGEIEPALAESWTISDDKLTIIFTLKNDLKWSDGEPLTVDDVVFSYNQLYLNEEIPSNARDSLRIGQSKALPIVEKVNDTQVKFTIPEPFAPFLESTGLSILPQHILAEKVTTKGADGKPIFLSFWGVDTPPDQLVVNGAYKLKNYATSQRIIFTKNPYYWQKDEQENSLPYIEEVVWEIVESTDTSIVQFRSGGLDSIGVTPEYFSLLKREENRGDFTIFNGGAAYGLTFMSFNLNQGSRDGKPLVDPIKSKWFNNVNFRRSIAHSINRERMINNIYRGLGEVQNSPISVQSPFYDSTVISYDYNPELAKELLLKEGFKYNEEGILLDAENNQVRFTLLTNAGNRIRESLGSQIKQDLSQIGITVDFTPIAFNVLVDKLSNSLDWDAHIIGFTGGNEPNGGANLWFPDGNLHLFNQKPQPGRPPIQGRIIADWEAKIGDLYIEGARELDIEKRKEIYGKTQQLAQEYLPLIYLVNPYSLSAVRNRIEGVEYSALGGAFWNIERLKIVEK
- a CDS encoding mechanosensitive ion channel family protein → MMFDNLFNLSQNLQSFLKDLIITISVLVLAYFFLKITRNLVLRQIKKLINKTDNIFTTQILAIIDKYFIPITYFGLFYTILKEIEFNPSIVATIKTIVIILTTFYVTRFLVDLSRIFIYSYSEKYRDSDSIIERNIKALFPAIRIIFWLLAGISILSNLGFDIKTIVAGLGIGGVALALASQNILQDLFSYFAILFDRPFEISDLVAVGDFIGHVEHIGIKTTRIKSITGEQLILANTDLTNSRLRNFKRMEQRQVILKIGVIYETDNRKLAEIPEIIKSSIEPIENITFDTAYFSKFGDFSLDFEVIYYVLSNDIKISRIAKNQVNLAIKNAFSDQGLEFAYPTQVHYLSPVS
- the trpE gene encoding anthranilate synthase component I → MIFPDFSAFSALTQKGNFIPIYRELVADLETPVSAWYKVCADQPYSFLLESVEGGENLGRYSFLGCDPVWILEARGDRTQQFHRDGKVDIFTGNPFDIVTECLKSIKPVNLPELPAGIGGLFGYWGYELISWIEPKVKIYPPQEGNLPDGVWMQVDNLLIFDQVKRKIWAIAYADLRQSHLSLEEIYQQACDKITKLVLKLQLPLPVLAKPLEFNSTGHSESLANYTSNTTKENFYQNVEKAKEYIKAGDIFQVVISQKLQSNYHGNPFELYRSLRLINPSPYMAYYNFNGWQIIGSSPEVMVKAEKTPEGTTKATLRPIAGTRPRGKNILEDRSLAEDLLNDPKEIAEHVMLVDLGRNDLGRVCTKGSVKVDQLMVIERYSHVMHIVSNVIGELDGDYSAWDLLKAAFPAGTVSGAPKIRSMEIINELESERRGPYSGVYGYYDFEGQLNTAITIRTMIVERISGTENHRVSVQAGAGLVADSDPEKEYQETLNKAKGLLEAIRSLS